The Culex quinquefasciatus strain JHB chromosome 2, VPISU_Cqui_1.0_pri_paternal, whole genome shotgun sequence genome contains the following window.
ACCATGATATAGgataaattcattaaaaaaatagtttgaaaattcacaaaagtaCATACGAATATTAATTACAAGATTAGcatatatttttattcattatcATTTATAAGCTTATTCACAgtctttttcaacatttaaaaggCGTTTTTAAATGCTTTCACGTACTAAATATTTGTTTGGAAATAGTTTTCCttaaaaaagtttgcaaaagttGTTACATCAAGATGCATTTGAAcagtaaaaaagtcattttgaatcattattgactgttaaacaatttgaaatacatttcaaaaatgttcatgctaaattggatttttttttataaactgggTTCCTCTCCCCTAGACACACCACATCCAGTATTATCCGATATTTATCTTTGCACTgagattctgattttttttttctcttctcccTGTCCTCCCACAAACCACCTCTGGGGCAAGAACAAACCGAATCCCCCGATAATCATGTACTCCTCCGGCAGGTTTGATCGTCCCAGTAGTGTTTGCTTTCCGTTTTTCGCTATTTTTCCCTCGTGTGTGTGCCCGGAAAAAAAGCCCTGGAAAAGCCTGCCTTCCcttcatttttcttttgtttgcaTTCTAGCGTTCGTCCCTTGCCATTGCTGGAGGACTCTCCACCACTGGGCGCTGGAGTGTCCTCCTCTTCAGGACTGGCCAAACATTTGGGCAGACTGCTTTCGCTCTGTCTGATGTGGCGAGGAGGAACTTGTGTCCTTTGCCTGTGGCTGGAGATATCCTTGGTAGGTAGTTGTACACTCAGTgttattaaaattatcaaatttaagtaaattttaatttttttgttagatATTGATGATTAGCAATTTTTAAGAGAATTTGTTTCAAATGAACAATTAAAGACTaataattaaacttttcaaaacacattttttcaatcatCAAAGTGTGTTTATGTATGTACTTGAATGAGGTGGGTGCAAAGATTAAACAACCCCACTCCACCCACAGTTCCCTTCCTCAAAACCACCCCAGAATCCCACGTGGACCGCCGTGAccgtggcagcagcagcagccgggtATTTGCCCTAAAGGTTAAAAATCAATGAATTGGCAAGACAAAGCAATCAAAGCATCGCGAACAAACATCGTCAGATgcggaaaaataattatttggaCGCTGCTGGAACAAGGAATAAAAAGGAAAATGAGCGTTACATCCTGCGCTGGAACGATGGAAGAAGGTTGGTAGGTGGTTTTTGGTTTCGTTTGAGGATGCTGATTAGCTTTTGCCTGCTCTGTGATTAcggctgactgactgactgactgacggtTCAGTATTGTCCTGTGACCATTATGACTTGGAACgatgttgatgatttcttcTGCTGTTGGATCTTCtgagttgtgttttttttttgttttgctaataAAACAGGTTGCTTGTGGTATTGGTTTGTCTGTACTTATTTCTGTATATTCTGTATATAGATAGAGTTTTGTGggtgtttttttgattttatactttttctttTTACTTCATAATGCTTACTGTATAAAAAGTTTTAGTCTTTATTGCTTTCATTTGTGGTGACCAGTTGGTTGACGCTCACGAACCTAGGATGAGTTCTGAAATAAAAAGAGAAAAGACAACACAAATCAATTGTTAGATAAGTTAAGTGAGTTTATATCTAAGACTCTAGATAATTTAATGTAAGGACATGAAATAAGTCCCATAATTGTCATAATTCTCTCCGAATTCTGGAAATATAtcgaattttatttgtattttatgatATGGCACAAATACATAGGAAATGGtttgaacctttcaaaaaaaatagaaatagacCATCACTGGacactgtttttttaaatcgaaaaactatttgTTTAGTTCGTGATCAAAACTTTAATTAGCTTCTTCTGGAAAATGGcgcatttttttcggaaaatctatAAGGTACATTTCGATTGCACATTTGATGATcgatatctatatatataaaaaatttcgacggttttgttcgaacgcgaatcagttcaatacggaacgccggatcgaggtgctctttgttgcgttgggttcgtataagcccaaggaaggttcttacgccaaaaagttaaaactttggccactctggaaccgatttcggaaaatctgcagattgtatgggaaaagtcacgtaaaatcaaaatttgatcaaaggaggctgaaaaagctaaaaaattaaaaacgtcaacaaacaaaaaaaggcaggacgaagtttgccgggttaggcttgtaaataaataaataaataacctGAGTTTTATTTTAACCTCGGCTAGGTAATCTTTTAAACGTACATAGCGCGGCAAGTGTTTCGGAATCTCCCGGGTGTACGTATCACCCCGTACGCGATCAAAAGTCACTCCAGGTTTGCGGTCGGAGTTTGGAGTCGGAGGACATCCGGTCGGGCCGAGGGTCCGTCGTCATTAAGGGCGTGAACTTGCCCTCCACCAACGAGTCCGTAGGAGAACAACGCCACGTTCTCCGAGTCAGGGGACGCAGCTGACCGGATCAAAGGACTGTGGACAGTCCGTAGGGCTGCACCGTTCCGGATCAACGTGGTGAGTCTGTAGGGGCCAGCCAACACACCGAGTAAGTGGACGCCACCGGCAGCTGTCTCAACACGTGGGCTGGGACGTGACTGAACGTCTCCCAGGATCGCCACCACGTGTACCAAAGACCTCACCCGGTCGGGTTGGAGGCCAAGCGGGCCCGCTTGACGCCGTTGCGGCTGACGAGGAGGTCGAGCATGTAAAGTTGGGTGAGatttcccccctccccccccccctcctcgctattctgtaaaatgtttaaatataaatCCCATTTAGTACCActtaattctctatatttttctaaCTTCGGTTAGATATGACCCTGAGAAACCTTAAAGTGGtttcaatttcgattttttttagttagatTTATTTTGGAGAATTCTTTTGGAAAatgattaatatttttgtagCACAGGTGGTCATTCTTAATCTTCatgataaatataataaaaagataaaatgGAATAATAATTGCAAATTAATTAAATCTCTTATCTGAATTTCATTTTCTGTATGAAATTAACGATAtatcagaacaaaaaaaaaatcaataatttaactatttttacatTCAAACTTGAAAATTGGTATCCCAAAAGTATGTTTTGTAATCTTCtcttgtgtttttttctctTACAAAAAACAACAGAGAAATCTTTCTCTCTCATTCTAACAGTCACACTCATTCGCTCTCCTCCTTTTGTTCCACTAACCCTGCCACAAAGCCACAAATTTTGACAGCGCAGTTCAACAGGACGTAATATGTGATCGGTTCCAGATGGTCCTCTCGCGTTTTCTCATAGCTGTTTGCTGAGAGAACAAAAGATTCAGTGGTGAGAGCGCGTGAACGAGAAACAGAAGAGTTAAAGCGAGTGAGGGGAGACAAATGAAGAGAACTCGCAAACTATACTTTAGTGACGGCTGGTTAAACTCTCTGATATTTTGAAGCAGGAATctgaaattgatattttgttgtctttcactcttttccaacactGGTTtcgtgcacagaaaaaaatgatggcaacaggaaatgatgacagattttgggtcaaaaattatttattaacatttttttttgcatcaagaACTGgttaattttcatcagtttttggtgaattttcatcaggtttacatttttacacactttttatgtaatataaataaaaaaaaaagaggtaatattgatcaaaccaaattttcaatcttccagaattgaactttttttctctgtgtggaaaaaaatcgcaaattttTATCTTCAATCTTCTCTCACAAATtgttaaacttttcaacatttttagaataatttagaaaaaaaatatattcataaaaaaacgttcaaacaaatttaaaaatatttgtttctcaGAGGGGTAGTTCGCTACGTTTTCGCAAATCCAATTTCCATTATAATAAACTCATTTGGATAAAACATTGTGGATGCATTTCCCATTTGGAAGAAAAATGCcgttttgtatcattagtttttccagaCAAGCCTCAGTACAGTTTAAAGGGCTCTTATGACTATCAATATTTTGGTAAGGGAATTTCTGATCGAGTTGGTTCAGCTAAGTTAATGGTTCTAATTAGGACTGTTCAGATTAAAATGTTCTATGTCAACCAAATCTAGAtatttcatttaactttttattaactAAAAGTTGAATCCATAAAATATGTatgctttaattttattttttataagtttcaAGAGactcaaaaaagcatttttaaaacattgaaaatatccCAAATTTAATTTGGATGTATAACCGATTATGCataacaattttaatttctattttctttcaaaattataatttattgtGCTTTGATAATAAcgtaacaatttttttcaattttaaaattttgagccgaaaaagcgataaaaataaatttaatttactttacatttttaataactttgaaaaatccgaagtattgtgatagaaatgaatttttaacagatctggaacaaaaaaaaacaaacaattttgttACACCCTACTGTAAATAAGCTAACTTCAGCATATCTGAAGTGtaatgtttaaaattgatagtaatcaatttgaaaacttttgcgctttaaaaaaataacttcaggaTTTTGAAAATACCTTGTAGGTACAGTTAATATTTGATAATAGTTTTGGATATTCACAAaacgcaaatattaaaaataataataataaaatttctcatttttttctcacattttcggaacacccacaaatgtGGAACACATGTGTTGTAATTTGTTAATAGGCAAATTGCAACTTTCTTTCGAACCTACTATTTTAAggacattttttgctatttcactaTTAAACTAAAATACTGTTcacaagactattttatcacgagcagcaaaacactgcccccaaatttcctaaaaaaacttttaaatgaaaGTAAAAGCGAATAATTGTGTTATAATtttctattaatttttgaacattgaatgaTCTGTTAACTGTTCCGAATACGGGGGATGACTGAAGTTAAgaagtgaaaaaaatgtgaacaaGAACAgcactttaaattttgaagtcgaCGTACTAATTTTGTTGCTCTGTGtctattagagtgtaacaaaaatgattttggcgggcattcagcagctcaaatccaaaatatgagcttgattgtaacaggagctggcgctccgcccttcattTTTGGGTTTAACCAAAAAGATTAAATGCTTGAGTGATATCATCGGTGCCGCCGGAAAAATCggccccagcaaaatcaaactgtcgcgaggtgcgacgcatatcttttgccggggacgatttttcgaaaatgtcaaactttgaaggcctcaGCTCCAGGGAGCTcctgtcaatgttatatataccaaaagatgcgggATCAGCCTACACGCCCGTGatgttttggtaaacgcattggcaaaatgcctcaaaagtgacattttgaaaaatcttttacgggttaaatcccatttaaaattgaagggcggagcgccagctcctgttacgtccaatcaagctcatattttggatttgagcttagtatgcccaccggaacaaacccttgaatgcccgccaaaaagtcatttttgttacatcctagtgtcTATTCTCACCAATATCAATCAACACTCTCAACATGTTGTGCAAATACGTGGCTAAAGTAGCTGTTGAATAACACCCGATGAGTCCCAATTTGTTTGAgataacggtattttgtaattttaacataatatctaaaacattttaatttgataaaaaaaaattatggagaGTTGTCAAAAGAAATATGATtgcaatatttatgttttaataCTAATCGAATGACAAACCTCCACCTACCTTGAACATAAAGTGCTGACCCTGCGCCTCCTGCGGCGAGCTGCCACTCTGGTAGCCCGGACTGGGCGACTCGGCGTTCTCCGGCACGGGCGTAATGTTGGCGTAGTTGGCCGAACACGGCAGCAAGCCCCGCAGCTGGGACGGCGTTCCGACGGGATGTTTCCCGTCCACTGCGCCTCCGGGCTGGGTGAGCGCCAGGATGGACCGATCGATGTTCTGGTACTCCTTGCCGGACCGGGGCCGTAGGGTCGAGGTCGCCTGCCGGATGTGTCTGTTGAGATTGCGAGGTTAGAATCTGGAAACATAATTATTGAGTGTGAGCGGGGACTTACCTCATTCCCTCGGGCGTATCGGACGAGCTGTGGCTGGACAGCGACAGCGTTTCAATGTAGTCGGACATGTCGGAGGTTCCGCTGCTGGTGCTGCGCGAGTCGATGTACGGGGCGGTGGTTGTCGCCATGATGTCCGGACTGCCGTACGCCTTCGACTTGGGTGGACAGATCGGGACTTCGGCTTCGGCGGAGGTGCTCTTCTCGGGGACACGGATCTTCTGGAACTGGAATGTCAGCTCGCGAAGTGGGTCGAAGGATTTGGATCTTCGTGGGAGCGAAGAGTGAACGCAGCTTTGCGCTGGAAGTATGTGCCGTTGGTGCCTCCGTGCGGACATGGCGGTGGTGAGCGGGAGTTCGAACTCGGTGAAGTCGGTTCCTCGCTGGCGGAGCGAGCCGGTGGAGACGCCGGAGTCGTTGGAGCTGGAACTGTCCCGATTGCCGGCTTTGCAGGGTACACTTTCGGATCGTCGGATGTACACGGACTGGGAGTTTTGACTAGGGTTGGTGGAGGCCGAGATGTCATCTTCCGCGTCGGCGCTGGCCGTCGTTGGACAGAGGTCGGTCTCTCGGTGGACGCATGGCGAGGAGGATCGTCGGATTTCGGAGTGACGGCTGGGAGATGGATTCTGCAACGTTTCCGTACTGGGCGAGGCGGTTGCGCTAAGTGGGCTTTCGGCTTCTTCACCGCCGTCGTCGAGGAAGCGGGAAGATTCGGCGGACGCGGATCGCTTTCGGGGCGAGAGCCGCTTATCACATGGCAGGAGATCACTGTGATCGAGCAGTTGCTTGCGAGTGTACGGACTGGTGGTTGCTTTCAGCATGGCACTTCCTGGAATTCGCGACTCGTCGTCTATCCGCTTGCGGCTGCGATCGACGGCGGGTCCGCAAAGACTTGGGTTGCTGGCGGATTTCTCACCGATCATGCGGCTCATTCGTTGTTTCAGGAGATCGGACTTGAAGGGAAGTGGAGGGGCGGTTGGAGACGATGGGCGTGGTTCCGCTTCTATGACGGTGACTGGCGCAGCTGGAGACATTGGGATGTAGCCGGGGAACTTGGACTTGTTGTGTGCCGGTTCCATCATCATGTAGTTCTCCTGTGCCTTATCCTGTGTTTCCACCTTCAAACTGTCCGCTTCGGGGGTCTTGGCGTTGGGATGGCCACATTTGTGGCAGATTTTGACGTCTCCTTCAAAGTCCTGCAGCGAGAGACCAGCTCTCTGGAGGACCTCCTTGGAGTTTTCGTAGTTTTCTAGGGATTTCTCAAACTCCAAGTTCATGTAGTTTGCTGCCTTCTGATCACTGGGAAGCACTTCAACGTCCTCGTAGTTGTCATAGTTCGACTTCTTGTCCTGCTCACTCTCATTCTTGTCACAGTCACATCCTCCTTCGAGCCGCTTTCGGATCTTCTTGGTCATATCTACAGTTGCGTATATGGCGTTATCGTTGCTTGCGTCTACCACCGGCATCTTTCCCTCCCCGCTTAGCTTAACCTTGTTGATTTGTACACCCGTATTCTCAATTCCGTTCCCTCGCTTGCACAGCGGCAGCGAGATCCAGTTGTCAGCCCAGGACATTACCCGGTTGCAGGTACAGTCGACTCGCGGCCCATCCGGCAGCTCCTTTTCCCGCTTTGGCTGTTCGTCCCCTCCGTTGAGACACGCACAGACGACCTTGTTCAGCGAGAGGGGCGTGTCGTAGTTTCCGTAGTTGCCGACGTCCTTCGAACTGCTGCCGCTCGCCGCCTCTTTCGCCAGGTACTCTTGTATTTTCTTAGGTGTATCGTAGTTCTCCGCCGCGCCCTCACCATCGATAGCTACGGGGAGTTTCGGGATGTCGTAGTTTTCGTACGGACCTACGTGACTCGTTTGGGGGGACTTGCAGGTCATCATGGCCGAGTGGAGTGGGGCGGTTATGTGGAGTGGGATTTCCTTTGGTTTGGGAGGTCGCCCGGGGGCACAACACTGACAGGGGGTGGTCGACCGGTTGTGCATGCAGGTCAGCTGACTGGCGGGAACCTTTTCGTACCACGATTCCTGACCCTGGGGACCGCAGCTCTGCTGCCGGGGGATGGAATACTCGGAGTTGTTACTGCTACCGTGCGAGCACAGGCTCATCCGGTCCAGGGCTGGTGTTTTCGAAATGTGCGACTGGTTGATGTGATTGTTTTGCTGTTCGGTGATCGTGTGCCATGCTGGAGACGGGGCTACCGCGCCGGGTGTTCCCGTCACCGTAGAGCTGCGGCTCATCGAGGGCGCTCCCAGCTTGGAGATGCAGCTCATGCAGCGCTCCAGGTTTGCCACGGTACTCCTGGAGCATGGGGGGAAGGTCGCGAACGTTAGATATCTTCCGGAGTTGGAACTTGGAGTCGGATCAAAATCGGGTTCGAAGTCAAAGTCGGAGTCAGATTTTCATTCAAGGTCAGTTGGAGTCGGAATCAAGATCGGATTTTGGTCAAAATCGAAGCCAGATATTGATGAAGTTGTGATGAAGAAGTGGAGTCGGATTTAAAGTTGAATCAAAATATGAAGGAATCAGAGTTGGATTCTGATTAGGAGGCGAAATCAGTCAGACCATTtcaaaatcctgatttgaaatCGAATCTCAAATCAGAGGTCGATTCAACATCGGAGTTGGATTCTAA
Protein-coding sequences here:
- the LOC6053441 gene encoding uncharacterized protein LOC6053441 isoform X2, whose translation is MVDISSIIEGTVKFRDGKKWKSRWCVMRKLSPVADCLHLQLYRDSKDRYKNGQTKASLSLQHFLGVESGFTLDKESNTIAIICQDVIVVLAFDTRERLIQWQVKISNNLGDDLQYLVLVSSAPPKAKLATGPARMHIQDHRFCLTTGVPPRLTGMWNIQHLRRYGVVDNRFCFEGGSSCGKGEGLYVFVTDIGDEITHTLKMASQGKLASKKRAAARKIAALDSPRKGAESRMTNYNDEICTVHFENSNCTCRTAYWPSTESRDIDSNYGCGDTASVSEGHDSINDMDSFPRSTVANLERCMSCISKLGAPSMSRSSTVTGTPGAVAPSPAWHTITEQQNNHINQSHISKTPALDRMSLCSHGSSNNSEYSIPRQQSCGPQGQESWYEKVPASQLTCMHNRSTTPCQCCAPGRPPKPKEIPLHITAPLHSAMMTCKSPQTSHVGPYENYDIPKLPVAIDGEGAAENYDTPKKIQEYLAKEAASGSSSKDVGNYGNYDTPLSLNKVVCACLNGGDEQPKREKELPDGPRVDCTCNRVMSWADNWISLPLCKRGNGIENTGVQINKVKLSGEGKMPVVDASNDNAIYATVDMTKKIRKRLEGGCDCDKNESEQDKKSNYDNYEDVEVLPSDQKAANYMNLEFEKSLENYENSKEVLQRAGLSLQDFEGDVKICHKCGHPNAKTPEADSLKVETQDKAQENYMMMEPAHNKSKFPGYIPMSPAAPVTVIEAEPRPSSPTAPPLPFKSDLLKQRMSRMIGEKSASNPSLCGPAVDRSRKRIDDESRIPGSAMLKATTSPYTRKQLLDHSDLLPCDKRLSPRKRSASAESSRFLDDGGEEAESPLSATASPSTETLQNPSPSRHSEIRRSSSPCVHRETDLCPTTASADAEDDISASTNPSQNSQSVYIRRSESVPCKAGNRDSSSSNDSGVSTGSLRQRGTDFTEFELPLTTAMSARRHQRHILPAQSCVHSSLPRRSKSFDPLRELTFQFQKIRVPEKSTSAEAEVPICPPKSKAYGSPDIMATTTAPYIDSRSTSSGTSDMSDYIETLSLSSHSSSDTPEGMRHIRQATSTLRPRSGKEYQNIDRSILALTQPGGAVDGKHPVGTPSQLRGLLPCSANYANITPVPENAESPSPGYQSGSSPQEAQGQHFMFKNSS
- the LOC6053441 gene encoding uncharacterized protein LOC6053441 isoform X1 — its product is MADQQKQHQPPITTAPRRCNEHPALAAAALLGHHGGSESCKNSPNVPRRMEGVHHSLLESHSAANSPLPNRRLDKLQGVIRDNKTPLCGRRGFDEVDYADSPIVSRKFQQQDCACGAGGQKLFRAATHEGPAPAGSPLMAMRKRGESDCSGCMRKNIIRNQFSASVMKSSAIECGGSSVASSCENTPLLRRRDPFPQGSPAKSVLGEPGVFSSPVHTGKIPLDHHHGGFGFPGSPAKSVLGEPGVFSSPARSVCSPTGGEELGDPSGGDAVLPNDQTIVSGWLKFRDNKKWKIRWGVVTKLSPAADCLHLQLYRDSKDRYKNGQTKASLSLQHFLGVESGFTLDKESNTIAIICQDVIVVLAFDTRERLIQWQVKISNNLGDDLQYLVLVSSAPPKAKLATGPARMHIQDHRFCLTTGVPPRLTGMWNIQHLRRYGVVDNRFCFEGGSSCGKGEGLYVFVTDIGDEITHTLKMASQGKLASKKRAAARKIAALDSPRKGAESRMTNYNDEICTVHFENSNCTCRTAYWPSTESRDIDSNYGCGDTASVSEGHDSINDMDSFPRSTVANLERCMSCISKLGAPSMSRSSTVTGTPGAVAPSPAWHTITEQQNNHINQSHISKTPALDRMSLCSHGSSNNSEYSIPRQQSCGPQGQESWYEKVPASQLTCMHNRSTTPCQCCAPGRPPKPKEIPLHITAPLHSAMMTCKSPQTSHVGPYENYDIPKLPVAIDGEGAAENYDTPKKIQEYLAKEAASGSSSKDVGNYGNYDTPLSLNKVVCACLNGGDEQPKREKELPDGPRVDCTCNRVMSWADNWISLPLCKRGNGIENTGVQINKVKLSGEGKMPVVDASNDNAIYATVDMTKKIRKRLEGGCDCDKNESEQDKKSNYDNYEDVEVLPSDQKAANYMNLEFEKSLENYENSKEVLQRAGLSLQDFEGDVKICHKCGHPNAKTPEADSLKVETQDKAQENYMMMEPAHNKSKFPGYIPMSPAAPVTVIEAEPRPSSPTAPPLPFKSDLLKQRMSRMIGEKSASNPSLCGPAVDRSRKRIDDESRIPGSAMLKATTSPYTRKQLLDHSDLLPCDKRLSPRKRSASAESSRFLDDGGEEAESPLSATASPSTETLQNPSPSRHSEIRRSSSPCVHRETDLCPTTASADAEDDISASTNPSQNSQSVYIRRSESVPCKAGNRDSSSSNDSGVSTGSLRQRGTDFTEFELPLTTAMSARRHQRHILPAQSCVHSSLPRRSKSFDPLRELTFQFQKIRVPEKSTSAEAEVPICPPKSKAYGSPDIMATTTAPYIDSRSTSSGTSDMSDYIETLSLSSHSSSDTPEGMRHIRQATSTLRPRSGKEYQNIDRSILALTQPGGAVDGKHPVGTPSQLRGLLPCSANYANITPVPENAESPSPGYQSGSSPQEAQGQHFMFKNSS